The nucleotide sequence AAAATACatgtatagagagagaaagagagagagctttGAAGATCTGGCAGATTTATGAGATAGATAGTGTAGGGTAGAGATGAATAAATTAAGCTAGATGGGGGGGGGGTATGGGACAATTATGGGTGTCAAGTTTGAATGCATACAAAAATTAacacaataaattaataattatgaaCCCGGATTCTGGAAGTCACTAGCTCAAAAAGGCAATTCCATGCCTAAATtctaaaaaagaataataaaaaggGTAATCACTAATCTGCTTACATAAGATAATAGAAATTTTAAGCTCCGTTTAGTATTCCACTTTGCATGGGAATCTTAAATTAAGGACCTTTTTTTCCTACCACCTTCCATAATCTGAGCAATCAAAAACAGCACTAATAATTATGTGGGCCATCATGGGTGTGTGCTATATGCACTAATTAAACAACAATTttctattgagagagagagtgggaggAGGAGGCGAGTAGGAAGGAAGGAGTTGTGGTGGGCCAATGTTAAATGGGCTGCAACCTCAATTTGGGCTTTATCTTTCCTCTAAAAGCTTAAGTTGACTTGGGTCTTCTTGAAGACTGAGAGTTCAACTAATGGGCTTAATCCAACTAAGATAAATTGCagggtagaaaaaaaaaaaagaaaaaaaaaagcagcggCAGCAGAGAAGCAGTACATGTTCCATTTGGCCACATACTTATGTAGTCTGGTTTTCAATTTTTGCTTCTTTGTCGTACTAAATAAAAAGCGTTGGTTGAAATGGTTAAGTTAATTGTTTGAACCTCTTAACAATATGCGTGGGAGTCGCGGGTTTTAACATCCACTCTGGTGCGATTTGACGTTATTTTCGTTTTGAGTTTCAACTTAAAACTTAACCGTCGGCTCATGTGATTTACAGGTATTGCATGTGACCCGTAAATTTATCATTGGATGAAGTTAGGTGGATTGTGTTTTCAATGGTTCCCTCATCCCTAAAAAAAGTTTTTGTCCTGGTAATTTTTCTTCCCAAGAAGTAGTTTATTAGTTCCTTTGGAATTATTTTACCTTATCTGACTAGCACGTGATAATCACGTTTACACTAACAAACTAAAATTAGTTGCAACAAAAACTCCAATCAGCAGCACAATCACATAAAAGTCCAATACCACAAATTTGTCCTAACCTTCATCACTATCTATTAATTCTTCCAGTATAACCTTCTAAAACCTCTTATCAGAGACATGGGGAGCCCAGAGGAGGATGATTTTCTATCTGGATTCGGGATGACAAGAATGATCGCAGTTCAGCTGGCTCTTAGAGCTGCAGTTGAGCTCAATGTCTTCACTATCATCGCTAATTCTGGCCCAGAAGCACAACTGTGGAAGAAATCGTCTCTAAAATCCCCACAACAAATCCTAATGCAGCTTTAGCTCTGGAGAAAATACTCAATGTACTTGCTTCTCATTCCTTTTTATCGATTGGAAAAAGGCCGGAAAAGGTGTATGGCCTGACTAAGAAGAGCCGGTGCTTAGCAGCTAACGATGGAGGAGTTTCTTTGGCCTCAGCTTTGCTTTTCGGGTCTGAAAGAGAGATTGTGGACTCATTCTTCACATTGAAGGATGCTGTGCTTGAAGCATCCTACAAGGGTTATAACAAAGCTAATGGTGAGAACTTCTTTGAGTCTTTGGAAAAGAAACCTGGACTAAACAAACTGTTCAATGACTATATGTCAGTTAGCACAAAAGTAATGTTGGGGCAAGTGTTGAACGTTTATAGAGGATTTGAAGAGGTGAAGGAGTTGAGGCGGAATCGGGACTTCACTGGAGATGATCATCTCTGCTCATCCACATATTCATGGCATTAACATGGATTTGCCTCATGTCATTGCTGATGCTCCCAACATTGTAGGTATTAATGCAAATTAGCAATTTTCGTTGAGCAAAAATACGTTATACGTATATAGctttgcttttgatgttttattgATGCAAATGTAGGTGTGGAGCATATTGCTGGAGATATGTTTGATTCATTGCCTAATGCAGAAACAATCTTCTTAAAGGTTAGGACTAATGTGTTCTATAAAAACATTACGAATCAATGATCAATACGATTATGTTTTTGAATGATGCAGTGGGTACTCCATGATTGGGAAGACGATCGGGCCATTAAGATATTGAGAAATTGTTGGAAGGCATTACCAGAAAATGGCATGGTCATAGTTGTGGAAATTTTTAGTCTCTGAAGACTTTACTGTATCAAGACACAAAACATTTATGGATCTTGCGATGATGGTTCTAACTCTCGGGGGTAAAGAGCGAACGACATCTGAATTCGATGTGCTCGCTAAAGCTGCAGGGTTTGCTCAAACAAGAGCATTCCCAACTCATAATCAAGGATTTGATGTCATGGAGTTCATCAAGAAAACTTGAGTTTTTCTAGCAAGCTTAGATGTTTGAAATAAAGACTGTTTCTTGAATCATCTGCATTGATAAGGCTGTCAGCATATACAATCACTGATTgacaaaaaactcaaaaaactcCATACTTCTGACATCAGCAGAAAGCAAGAAACATATACAGCTAACTTGCCATGTAtttatttaaagaaaaataggcaaaaaaggaaaaacatgtATCAAACCTACAAAATCAGCTTCATCCTCTGACAGGCAAAATCCTTTCCACACTTATCTATCTCTGACTAAACTTCTTCGCTTTGAGAATGAACCATCTCTGATTCCCAGAAATCAACATGAACGAATCCGACGGCTTCCATTTCTATCTCCACCAATTTTCCATCACATTGCTTGATACCAGCCTCTAGTCCGGCTATTACTTTCCCCTTAAAGAAACCTGGATTCTGGGAGATCTTTTTGATCCGGAATGAGCTGCATACGAATAATCTCTTCAAAGAATTCATGAATGATATCGTCCGGCTATTACTCGACATAGGCGGGTTGACTGCCCAAAATAGTGAAAATCTTCTCGAGTTATTTATTTAGAATAAATTTGAACTTTAAGGCTTCGTTTGGTAGGCCGTATAAGATAGTATAATATTACTATTCaatttataatttaatccttggataagttgatgtataatttaatcatatccaATGTTTGGAAAAAATCTGATATTAACCCTGTATAGTATAATTATTATACAATATGGTGTTTGATCTGTTGTTAGACAAAATGATAGTATAAGATTTATGCTATTTTGTCTACATTACCcccaattaaaataataattttttattaagagATTTTGCCAAACATCGATGAAATGCTTTTAGTATACACTAACTTGGAAATAATACACAATATTGTATAAAATTGAGACTacaacaaaatgaacaaacaaagACTAATTAATTTGAgtattaaaaaatgttaaaaagcaTACATGTGCTACACAAGTCCATACCTCTCCCGGATGAGGAAACTGGCCTTGCAATATCTTGAGTCTTTCAACAACTTGTAGCATGTGTTTGTGCATCCAGTAGTAAAAGATTGGGAAACAAGAACAAGTCAATATTAAGAGACCACAATCATTATCTCTAGTGGTTTGAAAAGTTGTAAGCTCTTTGACAAGTCAAGAAATTACCTCTCTTTGCTGATCGGCTATGATAGCTCTTCACCAACGTTGGTATGTATAGTGAGGGTGAAagtcttttttgtcatttgacatgttatcTCTTATATTAAgcgctccgtataaaataaaaatgagttggaggcgttttaatattatacggccTGCATCGTATAAGAGCCActtttgtataaaattatactatccagagatttttaaaaaatatccaaacacccgataactttattaaaggataatttaaTACTATACGGAGCCTTATCCGGcgtaccaaacggagcctaagtTACTAAATTGACACCGATTATCTTTTGGTGACTAAATGTGATATTAATCCGTTTTAGGAACAACATTAATTCTGGTAATTGGTTGTTAAATGGGCTTACAAGTTTATAGGCTAAAATGGTTAGGCCCATTAATACTAATGGAAGCTGTATGTCCGTATGTCGGTATGTGCCGTTATTTAAGTTGGGCCTTTCTTTGAGGTCCTTTAgagtaggggtcaccatttggcccaCTGGCCTAGGCCCGGCTCAAAAGTAGATCGGGCTTGGACTCCATTTTTGGGACCGGGCCCGACCAGAAACCTGACATCTCGGGTCAATTTTgacccgacccaagcccgatattatttatttatatatatatataatatgtatatatttacatattatatatatatatatacacacatatacacacacagacagtgcagtgtgcactgtctgtgtatatgtatatataatatataatatatatgtgtgtgtatatatattattgcaatgtatgtgtatatatatatataatatgtacatatttcaccctctataaaatattgttcaattgtataaaaattaaagtacaattatgacattaatcaattgtaagtaatatgtattttttaaaaaaaagtcaaggcCCGAGGGCAGAAGCCGGTAGCCCGGCCCGAGGCCCAAGCCCGAGTTTTATGGGACCGGGTAgggcctgggcctcatattcTCAATCCGGCCCAGCCCGAGGCCCGAAGATCAAAACAAGGTCTGGGCCTATAAAagtcgggccgggccgggccgatGCCTAGCCCTAGTTTAGAGTGCTTCAACTTGATATCATTGACAGCCCAATTACTTGCTCTAAGTCATCTAGGCCCATCATACGCTATCCCTTTATTCTCCAGGCCCAAAGAGAGAAATTACACATTACAAGGGAAACAGTATCCTAAGAATAGTATCATACATTACAGATTCAGCTGTGAAAATTATCATGAAGTCAGACAAATTTATCACAGTTTGGCTCACTTAACATCACTAGTTTCCCACCAAACTCAGCTTGAATGATTTGCATCCTCAGACAACCAGAATCGTTTCCACAATTGATATATCTCTGACTTAACTGCATCAGAGCTTGAAGAATCAACCACCTGTGTCTGTGACTGTCTATGATCAGAATCATTCAAACTAACATGAACGAAGCCGATACCTTCCAACTCCATCTCCTCCAATTTTTCCTTGCATTGCTTGATAACAGCCTCTAGTAATGCCAACACTTCTCTCTTTGAAAACCAGGATTCTGACAGACCTTCAAGCTCGATAATAATATACCGCAGACGAATAATTTGGTGGACCAATTCATGAATGATTCGATCGATTTCGTTCTCTTCAATCTCCAAAAAGTTCTCTTCAACTGATTTATTAGTAGTCGCTTGTGATATTTCTCCAACTGTCATTTCCAGGAGCATTGAAATCCTGCTGATAACCAGAGAATAATCGTTACCTTCGCAACACCCGAGACAAGATTGAATCTTTTGTACTAGTTGTTTTGCGGTCATTGagattgaaaaaacaaaatcaaccaGCATGTGAGAGAGCTTGGTCCCAAGATCGATTGCTTTAGACTTAATTGATTGCAAAGCCTCCAATTCttcatcagaatcatcagaagcTTGAATCCATTTTATCAAACGCTCCCGTACAATGGGATGATCGCTCTGCATCTCTTCTTGATTTTCATTCATCAATTCATGCATCTTTTCTCCCAAACCCTCGATGTTTGTCCACATTCCAAGATCAGGATC is from Tripterygium wilfordii isolate XIE 37 chromosome 14, ASM1340144v1, whole genome shotgun sequence and encodes:
- the LOC120014094 gene encoding (S)-scoulerine 9-O-methyltransferase-like, producing MTCLIDSGDHTDGRWADMLTYNRLQEKNVRWTETYNLLKPLIRDMGSPEEDDFLSGFGMTRMIAVQLALRAAVELNVFTIIANSGPEAQLWKKSPEKVYGLTKKSRCLAANDGGVSLASALLFGSEREIVDSFFTLKDAVLEASYKGYNKANGENFFESLEKKPGLNKLFNDYMSVSTKVMLGQVLNVYRGFEEVKELRRNRDFTGDDHLCSSTYSWH